One Theropithecus gelada isolate Dixy chromosome 3, Tgel_1.0, whole genome shotgun sequence genomic window carries:
- the LOC112620110 gene encoding coiled-coil-helix-coiled-coil-helix domain-containing protein 2: protein MPRGSRSRTSRMAPPASRAPQMRAAPRPAPVAQPPAAAPPSAVGSSAAAPRQPGLMAQMATTAAGVAVGSAVGHTLGHAITGGFSGGSNAEPASPDITYQEPQGTQPAQQQQPCFYEIKQFLECAQNQGDIKLCEGFNEVLKQCRLANGLA from the coding sequence ATGCCGCGTGGAAGCCGAAGCCGCACCTCCCGCATGGCCCCTCCGGCCAGCCGGGCACCTCAGATGAGAGCTGCACCCAGGCCGGCACCTGTCGCTCAGCCACCAGCAGCGGCACCCCCATCTGCAGTTGGCTCTTCTGCTGCTGCACCCCGGCAGCCAGGTCTGATGGCCCAGATGGCAACCACTGCAGCTGGCGTGGCTGTGGGCTCTGCTGTGGGACACACACTGGGTCATGCCATTACTGGgggcttcagtggaggaagtaatgcTGAGCCTGCGAGTCCTGACATCACTTACCAGGAGCCACAGGGAACCCAGCcggcacagcagcagcagccttgCTTCTATGAGATCAAACAGTTTCTGGAGTGTGCCCAGAACCAGGGTGACATCAAGCTCTGTGAGGGTTTCAATGAGGTGCTGAAACAGTGCCGACTTGCAAACGGATTGGCCTAA